TTATCTTTTTTAGCAATTATGAAAATTCGCGTCGGCGTGATCGGGCTGGGCGAGGCGTGGGAGCAGCGATACCGACCTACGTTGCGTTCTTTGGTGGATCGATTTGAAGTCAAGGCGATCTGCGATCCCATTAGCCATCGGGCGGAACAGGCCGCGCACGAATTTGGCGCCCAGGCCGTGGATGGCTTTCATGCCGTTGCCAAACGCGATGATATCGACGCCTTGTTAATTCTTAGCGATCAGTGGTATGGGCATTTGCCGGTGCTAGCGGCCTGTGAATATGGGCGAGCGGTCTATTGCGCCGTGGCTTTGCAATTGAATATGGAGGATGCCGTCCAATTAAAGCATAAAGTCGAGGAATCCGGCATTTCCTTTATGGCGGAATTTCCCCGCCGCCACGCTCCCGCCACCGTCCGGTTAAAGGAGCTAATGGCGACACGATTGGGCCAGCCCAATTTATTGTTTTGTCACAAGCGCACCCCCGTCCATGAAAAAGCGACCGCCAAAACAAAGATTTTGCCACAGGGGGATGACTATCGCGATTTGATCGAATTAGTCGATTGGTGCCGGTATGTTGTCGGGCAAGAACCGACATCGGTCTTTGGATTGTGCCATTATGTCAAAGCCAACCCGGCCCAATCCGATTATCGGATGATGAGCCTGGATTACTCCCACACGGGCCAGCCGGGAGCTGGAGTGGTCGCGCAGATCAGTTCGGGTTATTACTTTCCGCAATGTTGGGAGGAAGCTGTGTCTTATCGACCCCCGGCCGCGTTGCAGGTGGCTTGTGAAAACGGGATTGC
This region of Pirellulales bacterium genomic DNA includes:
- a CDS encoding Gfo/Idh/MocA family oxidoreductase, with product LSFLAIMKIRVGVIGLGEAWEQRYRPTLRSLVDRFEVKAICDPISHRAEQAAHEFGAQAVDGFHAVAKRDDIDALLILSDQWYGHLPVLAACEYGRAVYCAVALQLNMEDAVQLKHKVEESGISFMAEFPRRHAPATVRLKELMATRLGQPNLLFCHKRTPVHEKATAKTKILPQGDDYRDLIELVDWCRYVVGQEPTSVFGLCHYVKANPAQSDYRMMSLDYSHTGQPGAGVVAQISSGYYFPQCWEEAVSYRPPAALQVACENGIAFIDLPTNLVWFDNAGRHQESLENDRPLTEHLLNQFHRSVTSLVRQVSGLEDAFRAVQIVLAAQHSQATGQRVYLTSTPPSPSPILDSPARPAYGN